One window from the genome of Thalassospira xiamenensis M-5 = DSM 17429 encodes:
- a CDS encoding MinD/ParA family protein: protein MTAKSDEVSKTAPRAKGRNVLAIASGKGGVGKTWFAITLTHSLVREGKKVLLFDGDLGLANIDIQLGLMPKHDLGGVISGRIGLRDAVTPFPDGGFDIIAGRSGSGSLANLPVTRLQALSDDLIQTGKSYDKVLIDLGAGVDQGVRQMTSLANTVIVITNGDPTSLTDAYAFIKVTHMARPKTDIRVVVNMAKDRKEGEAIYNKLLKACEGFLKISPPLLGVVRADPRVSECIRSQTPLLMRHPNCDAAHDMEAITQKLLEG from the coding sequence ATGACTGCCAAGTCTGATGAAGTATCCAAAACTGCTCCGCGCGCCAAAGGCCGCAACGTCCTTGCCATCGCATCTGGCAAGGGGGGCGTGGGCAAGACCTGGTTTGCCATTACCCTGACCCATTCGCTGGTGCGCGAAGGCAAAAAAGTCCTGTTGTTTGATGGTGATCTTGGCCTTGCCAACATCGACATCCAGCTTGGCCTGATGCCCAAACATGATCTGGGCGGGGTGATTTCCGGACGGATCGGTTTGCGCGATGCCGTAACCCCCTTCCCCGATGGCGGCTTTGACATCATTGCCGGGCGCAGCGGATCGGGCAGTCTTGCCAATCTGCCCGTGACCCGTCTTCAGGCCCTATCCGATGATTTGATCCAGACCGGTAAAAGTTACGACAAGGTCCTGATCGACCTTGGTGCGGGTGTTGATCAGGGTGTGCGTCAGATGACCAGCCTTGCCAATACGGTGATTGTCATCACCAACGGTGATCCGACATCGCTAACCGATGCCTATGCCTTTATCAAAGTCACACATATGGCGCGGCCCAAAACGGATATCCGGGTGGTGGTCAATATGGCCAAGGACCGCAAGGAAGGCGAGGCGATCTACAACAAGCTTCTTAAAGCCTGCGAAGGTTTCCTGAAAATCAGCCCGCCACTTCTGGGTGTTGTACGTGCCGATCCGCGTGTTTCCGAATGCATTCGGTCACAGACCCCGCTTCTGATGCGCCATCCCAATTGCGATGCCGCCCACGATATGGAAGCGATCACGCAAAAGCTGCTGGAGGGCTGA